CGCCGGAAAATCGGCAGTGTCCGGCGCATTGGCAGCGATCAGACGCTGCAAGTCGTCCTCGAGCACACGCATCGGCACAAATTCGTCTCGTGTCTCGCGTGAGCAGACGGGGCATACCGTTTCGCCCGCGGCGATGTCAGCACTCGTTGTATGCCTTGAGAATGAGGAAGATTGTAGCGGAGTCATTTTTGCGGTTTAAGTTTTCCACAATGGGTGGTTAAAATCAATTGCGTTCCCGATCGCGGCCGAGCGGCCGTCAGGAACGATCGTTATGACCCGTAAGCAGATCGGCATTGCATTATCCGGCGGCGGAGCGAGAGGCTTTGCACATGTCGGCGTACTGAAGGCACTGGCAGAAGCCGGGATCCCGATCGACATGGTCGCCGGAACATCGGCCGGCGCGTTCGTCGGCGGTGCTCTGGCCTCGGGCATGACCGTCGATGAGATCGCCGAACTCGGACGAGATATGAGCTGGTTCTCGGTCGCGGGTTTTTCATATTCTCCGCGAGGGCTGCTCTCGAACGAGCCGATGGGACGTTTCATCGAAAAGAGCTTTCCCGTCAAGAGGTTTGAAGAGCTAACGATGCCGTTTGCCGCGGTGGCATGCGACCTCGCGACGGGCAATGAGATCGTCTTCAGAGACACCGGCGATCTGGTGACGGCCATCAGAGCGAGCTGCGCCATTCCCGGCGTTTTCGTTCCGGTCGACGATGAGACCGGAAGGCGGTTGGTCGACGGAGCGGTCGCCTCGCCGATGCCGACGCGGGCGGTAAAGAAACTAGGTGCCGAGATCATCATTGCCGTTGACCTGCTGACGTGCGGCTCGGATTTTGCGGCTGACCCGTCAACGCTGGTCGGGACATTCATCCAATCGGCAATGATGCTGGTCCGCACCGCGTCAAAGCACCAGCACTACCGCGCGAATGTCGTCATCGAACCAAAGATCGCACACATCCGGCCCGACGAGATCAAGCGGATGGACGAGCTTATTCAACTCGGCCACGAGGCCGGGCTTGAGGCCGTGGCCAAGATCAGATCGCTAATCGAATGAACCGGGCCCCGTTTGCGATTTGACCGTTTTCGCATAAACGTCTCTATTTATTTGCGTCACGGCATTCCGCCGTGCAAAATGGTTTTCAGTAAATCCTACTCTCGCGCATCAACGGTGATGCGCCCCGATACGACAGTGATTTGTTCGACGGCGTTATGGAAGTTCGAGGGCGGGTTGGTTTTTTGGAATAGAAGCAGCTCTTGAGCGTCCGGAACCGAATCTTTGCGGGCAGACCGTTACTCCAAAGAAAAATTCGAATTCCCAAGCTTCTTTTAAGATCGCTTATCTAAGCGAAGGGAAAATATTTGATATGACAATGAAACTTTATGTTGGCAACATCTCGTTCCAGACAACGAGCCAGGATCTGGAAGAGCTGTTTGCATCGATCGGCACCGTTGAATCGGCTTCGGTCGTTGAGGATCGTGAGACCGGCCGTTCACGCGGATTTGGCTTCGTCGAAATGGCGTCGAAGGAAGATGGCGAACGCGCGATCGCCGAATTGAACGGCACCGAGCACAACGGCCGTGAACTGAAAGTGAACGAAGCCAAACCCCGCGAAGACCGCGGATTTGGCGGCGGCGGCGGACGCGGCGGCAATCGCGGCGGCGGAGGCGGCGGTTACGGCGGTGGCGGTGGCGGCGGACGCAATCGCTGGTAAGAGTTTTTTGCAGGTACAAAAGCCCGGGGCAGTTTGCTCCGGGCTTTTTTGTCGTGACCTTCCAGACTAGTTTCGCTTGCGGGGCCGATCGGGCGAGTTCTTGACGCGAACGAATCCGTTCGCTTTTACTTTTGTCACCGGTTGCGTAATGGGAAATTCCAGACTCCTGACGAGTTTGTCGTCGACAAAAATATCGGCGCGATATCGCCCGGCGACCCAATTCCCTTTTGGCCTTCCCGAAAAATTGACCCGATCTTCGCCGTTCTTGGTCACGTAACTGGTCGAAACGACCCTGGTTTCTGCCTTTACGCCGGCAACATCCACCACGACGAGGTTCATACGAACGGTCGCAGCCTCGGCCATTGTGAGTTTGACCACACAGAAGATCGGAATATCGGTCGTCAGAAATTCGGTCGCGGATTCGCCGGCCAGCCCGTCAACGCCTGCTTTCGCCAGGTAGACCTCGTCAACGATATCGTCAGGTCCGGATATCTGGCCGGCAGCCGGCATTATCGATGCCGCCAGGATCAAGATGAGTGAATAGAGCATATTGCCAGCGGCGACGACCTCCTGCCTTCGCCGGCTGCATTCTTTGAACACTTCCCGGGCGATTTGGTTGCATCACGCCCTTTCGATCTTCACGGCCCGAGGTCGGGCATAAAGCTTGCGGACATGATTCTCTGTCTGGTTTTGGAATGATATCATCCTCTGGTAAATGCGATTCGTATTTTCAGGCCGTTTTTTTCTCTTGCTGGCGCTTGGGCTGGTGCCGCTCTCGATGTCGTGGAGTTTCCCTGTGCTTCGGACGGCCGTTCTTGTCTTTGATGTACTGTTGATCGCCGCAGCCGTCGTCGACTATCTTATGAGCCGAAAGCTGCCCGAAGGTTTCAGGATCCGCCGCAAATTCGAAGCCCGATTTGCGATCGGTGATCCGTCAGACGTAAAACTCGAGATCGAAAACGACACTGAACGGGCATTTCGGATAAAG
The DNA window shown above is from Chloracidobacterium sp. and carries:
- a CDS encoding RNA-binding protein, encoding MTMKLYVGNISFQTTSQDLEELFASIGTVESASVVEDRETGRSRGFGFVEMASKEDGERAIAELNGTEHNGRELKVNEAKPREDRGFGGGGGRGGNRGGGGGGYGGGGGGGRNRW
- a CDS encoding patatin-like phospholipase family protein, whose translation is MTRKQIGIALSGGGARGFAHVGVLKALAEAGIPIDMVAGTSAGAFVGGALASGMTVDEIAELGRDMSWFSVAGFSYSPRGLLSNEPMGRFIEKSFPVKRFEELTMPFAAVACDLATGNEIVFRDTGDLVTAIRASCAIPGVFVPVDDETGRRLVDGAVASPMPTRAVKKLGAEIIIAVDLLTCGSDFAADPSTLVGTFIQSAMMLVRTASKHQHYRANVVIEPKIAHIRPDEIKRMDELIQLGHEAGLEAVAKIRSLIE